From Streptomyces yatensis, one genomic window encodes:
- a CDS encoding NIPSNAP family protein, protein MFYEIRRYQIRPGRRDEWVAFIEEVIIPFQKSKGMNVIASFMDEEDPDGYVWMRRFADEAERERLYAAVYESERWQQEIAPRVEELMFREKIQVTRAVPTPASGLR, encoded by the coding sequence ATGTTCTACGAGATCCGCCGCTACCAGATCAGGCCCGGCCGCCGGGACGAATGGGTCGCCTTCATCGAGGAGGTGATCATTCCCTTCCAGAAGTCGAAGGGGATGAACGTCATCGCCTCGTTCATGGACGAGGAGGACCCCGACGGCTATGTGTGGATGCGGCGGTTCGCCGACGAGGCGGAACGCGAGCGGCTCTACGCGGCGGTCTACGAGAGCGAGCGGTGGCAGCAGGAGATCGCCCCCCGGGTCGAGGAACTGATGTTCCGGGAGAAGATCCAGGTCACCCGTGCCGTGCCCACGCCGGCCTCAGGGCTTCGCTGA
- a CDS encoding TetR/AcrR family transcriptional regulator has protein sequence MISPETAELRILDAAETLFYGRGLQAVGMDEIRSASGVSLKRLYQLFPSKGELIQAYLRRRDIRWRRKLAAYADAQDTPEERILAVFDWLHEWFGEPDFRGCAFSNSFGELGATSSPVAETARAHKEAFFGYLAELTAAAGKPASLSGHVALLAEGAITTAAITGSAEPAHRAKEAARVLLAAA, from the coding sequence ATGATCAGTCCCGAGACCGCGGAGCTCCGGATCCTCGACGCGGCCGAGACCTTGTTCTACGGACGGGGGCTCCAGGCGGTGGGCATGGACGAGATCCGTTCCGCCTCCGGCGTCTCCCTCAAACGGCTCTACCAGCTCTTCCCGTCCAAAGGGGAGCTCATACAGGCGTATCTGCGGCGGCGCGACATCCGCTGGCGCCGGAAGCTGGCCGCGTACGCCGATGCCCAGGACACACCCGAGGAACGCATCCTCGCGGTCTTCGACTGGCTCCACGAATGGTTCGGCGAGCCGGACTTCCGCGGCTGCGCCTTCAGCAACTCCTTCGGGGAACTCGGCGCCACCTCCTCGCCCGTGGCCGAGACGGCACGCGCCCATAAGGAGGCGTTCTTCGGGTACCTCGCCGAGCTGACGGCGGCCGCGGGCAAACCGGCCTCGCTCTCCGGCCACGTGGCCCTCCTCGCCGAAGGCGCCATCACCACCGCGGCCATCACCGGCAGCGCCGAACCCGCGCACCGGGCGAAGGAAGCGGCACGCGTCCTGCTGGCGGCGGCATAG
- a CDS encoding NADP-dependent oxidoreductase, producing the protein MRAVVQDALGGPEVLRVAEVPRPEPLPTEVLVRVRAAGINPVDWKTRQGGGMAGVLGEPPFTLGWDVSGVVEEVGFGVTTLAPGDEVYGMPWFPRQAGGYAEYVTAPARQFARKPATLSHEEAAAVPLAALTAWQIVVDTAHVTAGQRVLVHAAAGGVGHFAVQFARHLGARVVGTARESRHAWLGRLGAAELVDYTAQRFEDVVEDVDVVIDLLGEDHDATGTRSLKVLRKGGLLVAVPGGVAPEVREAADARGIRTSAFLVEPDGAALTTIAGLIDKGEVAVEVEEVFPLEEAARAHRQGEDGHTRGKLVLRVGA; encoded by the coding sequence ATGCGTGCGGTGGTACAGGACGCGCTCGGCGGCCCGGAGGTGCTGCGCGTCGCGGAGGTCCCGCGGCCGGAGCCGCTGCCCACCGAGGTGCTGGTGCGGGTGCGTGCCGCCGGTATCAACCCGGTCGACTGGAAGACCCGTCAGGGTGGCGGTATGGCGGGTGTGCTCGGCGAGCCGCCGTTCACCCTGGGCTGGGATGTCTCCGGTGTGGTCGAGGAAGTCGGGTTCGGGGTGACCACGCTGGCCCCCGGCGACGAGGTGTACGGCATGCCGTGGTTCCCCCGGCAGGCCGGTGGCTACGCCGAGTACGTCACGGCTCCGGCCCGCCAGTTCGCCCGTAAGCCGGCCACCCTGAGCCATGAGGAGGCCGCCGCCGTGCCGCTGGCGGCGCTGACGGCCTGGCAGATCGTGGTGGACACCGCGCATGTGACGGCCGGGCAGCGGGTTCTGGTGCACGCCGCCGCCGGTGGCGTCGGACACTTCGCCGTCCAGTTCGCCCGGCATCTGGGGGCGCGGGTGGTGGGGACCGCCCGGGAGAGCCGGCACGCATGGCTCGGCCGGCTCGGAGCGGCGGAGCTGGTCGACTACACCGCGCAGCGCTTCGAGGACGTGGTCGAGGACGTCGATGTGGTGATCGACCTGCTGGGCGAGGACCACGACGCCACCGGCACCCGTTCCCTGAAGGTGCTCAGGAAGGGCGGACTGCTGGTGGCCGTCCCGGGTGGCGTCGCCCCCGAGGTGCGGGAGGCCGCGGACGCCCGTGGGATCCGCACCAGCGCCTTCCTCGTCGAGCCGGACGGTGCCGCCCTGACCACGATCGCCGGACTCATCGACAAGGGCGAGGTCGCGGTCGAGGTCGAGGAGGTCTTCCCGCTGGAGGAGGCCGCTCGCGCCCACCGCCAGGGGGAGGACGGCCACACCCGCGGCAAGCTGGTCCTCCGCGTCGGCGCCTGA
- a CDS encoding acyl-CoA dehydrogenase family protein — MSTLDIVSEDERFITEELARGWMSLAGAMGGHTVVSTLLLRFGTEEQKRRYLPKMATGEIRATMALTEPGGGSDLQAMRTVARRDADGYVVDGSKTWITNSRRSRLIALLCKTDPDAAPAHRGISILLVEHGPGLTVSRDLPKLGYKGVESCELSFDGYRAPADAVLGGVEGKGFAQMMKGLETGRLQVASRALGVGRAALEDALAYAQERESFGKPIWRHQSIGNYLADMATSLTAARQLTLYAAREADAGRRVDMEAGMAKLFASETAMEIALNAVRIHGGYGYSTEFDVERYFRDAPLMIVGEGTNEIQRNVIAAQLVKRGGLE; from the coding sequence ATGAGCACCCTCGACATCGTGTCCGAGGACGAGCGGTTCATCACCGAGGAACTGGCCCGTGGCTGGATGAGCCTGGCCGGTGCGATGGGCGGCCACACCGTGGTCTCCACCCTCCTGCTGCGCTTCGGCACCGAGGAGCAGAAGCGCCGCTATCTGCCGAAGATGGCCACCGGCGAGATCCGGGCCACCATGGCGCTCACCGAACCGGGCGGCGGCTCCGACCTCCAGGCGATGCGCACGGTCGCCCGTAGGGACGCGGACGGCTATGTGGTGGACGGCTCCAAGACCTGGATCACCAACTCCCGCCGTTCCCGGCTGATCGCCCTGCTCTGCAAGACCGACCCCGACGCCGCCCCCGCACACCGGGGCATCTCCATCCTGCTGGTCGAGCACGGGCCCGGTCTGACGGTCTCCCGCGATCTGCCCAAGCTGGGCTACAAGGGTGTCGAGAGCTGCGAATTGTCGTTCGACGGCTACCGGGCCCCGGCCGACGCCGTTCTGGGCGGTGTGGAGGGCAAGGGGTTCGCCCAGATGATGAAGGGGCTGGAGACCGGCCGGCTGCAGGTCGCCTCCCGTGCGCTCGGCGTCGGCCGGGCGGCGCTGGAGGACGCGCTGGCCTACGCCCAGGAACGCGAGTCGTTCGGCAAGCCGATCTGGCGGCACCAGTCGATCGGCAACTACCTCGCCGACATGGCCACCTCGCTGACCGCGGCCCGTCAGCTCACCCTGTACGCGGCGCGGGAGGCCGACGCGGGGCGGCGCGTGGACATGGAGGCGGGCATGGCGAAGCTGTTCGCCTCCGAGACCGCCATGGAGATCGCGCTCAACGCCGTGCGCATCCATGGTGGTTACGGCTACTCCACCGAGTTCGACGTGGAGCGCTACTTCCGCGACGCGCCCCTGATGATCGTCGGTGAGGGCACCAACGAGATCCAGCGCAATGTGATCGCGGCTCAGCTCGTGAAGCGCGGCGGGCTGGAGTGA
- a CDS encoding winged helix-turn-helix transcriptional regulator: MSTRCHTGQHDHHDVYEAQCPCRAMLDLLANKWSALAIGALEDGPLRFGALQRRLQGVSPKVLTQTLRRLEDAGLIERTVYPAVPLHVEYELSPLGHSASVPLRNLRLWVEDNLDLTTAPAKPM, from the coding sequence ATGAGTACGCGATGTCACACCGGCCAGCACGACCATCATGATGTGTACGAGGCCCAATGCCCGTGCCGCGCCATGCTGGATCTGCTCGCGAACAAGTGGTCGGCGCTCGCCATCGGGGCGCTGGAGGACGGCCCGCTCCGGTTCGGCGCCCTGCAGCGCCGTCTTCAGGGGGTCAGCCCCAAGGTGCTCACCCAGACGCTGCGCCGCCTCGAAGACGCCGGTCTCATCGAACGGACGGTCTACCCCGCCGTCCCGCTCCACGTGGAGTACGAACTCTCTCCCCTGGGCCACAGCGCGTCCGTCCCGCTCAGGAACCTGCGCCTGTGGGTCGAGGACAACCTGGACCTCACCACCGCGCCCGCGAAGCCCATGTGA
- a CDS encoding LysR substrate-binding domain-containing protein translates to MDTHGGPRGEAGRRPLRADDQPVPLARAAEHPLVMPAAGHALRSLIDGAAGRAAVEMDIAVQTNSMRVQKQLVRAGHGWTILPGLGIAEDVADGTLGAAPLCEPDVWRSIALGMSRAGRTPPAVEAVARELLHQITSAVDQERWPSAQLHTRAAPTDDN, encoded by the coding sequence ATGGATACTCATGGAGGTCCCAGGGGAGAAGCTGGGCGTCGCCCTCTTCGAGCGGACGATCAGCCCGTTCCCCTCGCGCGGGCCGCCGAGCATCCGCTGGTCATGCCCGCGGCCGGGCACGCCCTGCGCAGCCTGATCGACGGGGCCGCCGGACGGGCCGCGGTCGAGATGGACATCGCCGTGCAGACAAACTCCATGCGCGTGCAGAAGCAACTCGTCCGGGCCGGGCACGGCTGGACCATCCTGCCGGGGCTGGGCATCGCCGAGGACGTGGCCGATGGGACACTCGGCGCGGCACCGCTGTGCGAACCCGACGTATGGCGCTCGATCGCCCTCGGGATGTCGCGAGCCGGGCGGACACCCCCGGCGGTGGAGGCCGTCGCCCGGGAACTGCTCCACCAGATCACCTCGGCCGTGGACCAGGAGCGGTGGCCCTCCGCCCAGCTGCACACGAGGGCCGCACCGACCGACGACAACTGA
- a CDS encoding YceI family protein yields the protein MNLFSRSTSRRAVANAASEVPPARATSGAVAVPDTGLAALTGEWIVDPAHSRIGFSVRHAMVSTVRGAFTEFESRLYFDGRDPRRSRAEVVLSTASVQTGVEQRDDHLMGREFLDARTYPHIRFTSTAVELAGPDVYRMIGDLTIRDITRPVVLELTYIGYVTDPFGYQRAGFDGTTTINRSEWGLTYNARLAEGGALVSEKVRLQFDIAAIRTVPAA from the coding sequence ATGAACCTGTTCAGCCGCAGTACTTCCCGTCGCGCGGTCGCCAACGCCGCATCGGAGGTCCCCCCTGCCCGGGCGACGTCCGGCGCCGTCGCTGTGCCGGACACCGGCCTCGCGGCGCTCACCGGAGAGTGGATCGTCGATCCGGCCCACAGCCGGATCGGTTTCTCCGTCCGCCATGCCATGGTGAGCACGGTACGTGGCGCCTTCACGGAATTCGAGAGCCGCCTCTACTTCGACGGCCGCGACCCGCGCCGTTCCCGGGCCGAGGTCGTGCTGTCCACCGCCAGTGTCCAGACCGGTGTCGAGCAGCGCGACGACCACTTGATGGGCCGGGAGTTCCTGGACGCCAGAACCTACCCCCACATCCGGTTCACGAGTACCGCCGTGGAACTCGCGGGCCCGGACGTCTACCGGATGATCGGGGACCTCACGATCAGAGACATCACCCGCCCCGTCGTCCTGGAACTCACCTACATCGGGTACGTCACGGACCCCTTCGGCTACCAGCGGGCGGGGTTCGACGGCACCACCACCATCAACCGCTCCGAATGGGGCCTGACCTACAACGCCCGACTGGCCGAGGGCGGCGCGCTGGTGAGTGAGAAGGTCCGCCTCCAGTTCGACATCGCCGCCATCCGCACCGTCCCCGCCGCCTGA
- a CDS encoding alpha/beta fold hydrolase → MASTDVHQQVSGHARALDGTLLAYQHHGTGRPPLVLLAGQANNHHWWDGIRADFHATHTTLTMDWRGTGESEKPDQPYSTPGFADDVIAVLDHLGIERADLYGTSMGGRVAQWVAARHPHRIRRLVLGCTSPGGPHATERDMGVRRSLAQADGRAANEALIDLMYTPAWRSAHPGPYTTLGAPGMPPHARRGHLVASNRHDAWDVLPLITAPTLILHGADDRLTPAVNAPLLASRIPQARTHIFEGARHGYFQECRPAAATIVSSFLAEEPFPV, encoded by the coding sequence ATGGCAAGCACCGACGTCCATCAGCAGGTCAGCGGCCACGCCCGCGCGCTGGACGGCACCCTCCTCGCCTATCAGCACCACGGCACCGGACGGCCCCCGCTGGTGCTCCTGGCGGGCCAGGCCAACAACCACCACTGGTGGGACGGCATACGGGCGGACTTCCACGCCACCCACACCACCCTCACCATGGACTGGCGTGGCACGGGGGAGAGCGAAAAGCCCGACCAGCCCTATTCGACGCCGGGCTTCGCCGACGATGTGATCGCCGTCCTCGACCATCTGGGCATCGAGCGCGCCGATCTGTACGGGACCTCCATGGGCGGACGGGTCGCCCAGTGGGTCGCCGCCCGCCATCCGCACCGGATCCGCCGGCTCGTCCTCGGCTGCACCTCGCCCGGCGGGCCCCACGCGACGGAGCGCGACATGGGGGTGCGGCGCTCCCTGGCCCAGGCCGACGGGCGGGCGGCGAACGAAGCGCTGATCGACCTGATGTACACCCCGGCCTGGCGGTCCGCACACCCCGGGCCCTATACGACCCTCGGCGCCCCCGGTATGCCCCCGCACGCCCGGCGAGGCCACCTGGTGGCCAGCAATCGACACGACGCCTGGGACGTCCTCCCGCTGATCACCGCGCCCACCCTGATCCTGCACGGCGCGGACGACCGGCTCACCCCGGCGGTCAACGCACCCCTGCTCGCCTCGCGCATCCCCCAGGCGCGTACGCACATCTTCGAGGGCGCGCGGCACGGCTACTTCCAGGAGTGCCGCCCGGCGGCCGCCACGATCGTGTCGTCGTTCCTGGCGGAGGAACCCTTCCCGGTCTGA
- a CDS encoding MFS transporter, whose protein sequence is MASAVSSTTPPPAQRAGYRHLLRTPGAWTFLLPGFAARQPFAMLTISIVLLLRHTTGSYGLAGAVAAVTGVSMALFAPQSGKLADRHGQSAVLVPGVLLHAAAAALLTALALAHAPLWALIAAAVPTGASVPQVGPMVRARWAAALGDGAVGDGAPGGSGPRSGRHPLLATAAAFESVTDELTFVIGPVLATGLSTGVHPASGLIAEAALTLVGGLLFAAQRRTAPPLGAARADTRKRPASALSVPGVRVLAVAFLGVGSVFGGMQVALTAFAQEHGQPGLNGVLYGVFAAGNMLAGVACGAIAWRTSPRRRLLTSYAALTLVCATLWAVPAPLPLGGLGLLAGLCIAPALITGYTLVEALVPATSRTEAFTWLTGSVALGQAAAVTAAGQLADGFGASAAFTVPLVGTAPALLTVVSLRARITPRGVSTAVRHEQPTADTHNGSLQTADTA, encoded by the coding sequence GTGGCATCCGCGGTCTCCAGCACCACCCCTCCTCCCGCACAGCGCGCCGGCTACCGGCACCTGCTGCGCACACCGGGCGCATGGACCTTCCTGCTGCCCGGCTTCGCCGCCCGGCAGCCGTTCGCGATGCTGACGATCAGCATCGTGCTGCTGCTGCGCCACACCACCGGGTCGTACGGACTCGCCGGCGCGGTCGCGGCCGTCACCGGCGTGTCCATGGCGCTGTTCGCGCCCCAGAGCGGCAAGCTGGCCGACCGCCATGGGCAGAGCGCGGTCCTGGTGCCGGGTGTGCTGCTCCACGCGGCGGCCGCCGCCCTGCTGACGGCGCTCGCCCTGGCCCATGCGCCCCTGTGGGCGCTGATCGCCGCCGCGGTGCCGACGGGCGCTTCCGTCCCGCAGGTGGGGCCCATGGTGCGGGCCCGCTGGGCGGCCGCGCTCGGGGACGGCGCTGTCGGGGACGGCGCCCCGGGCGGATCCGGGCCGCGTTCGGGACGCCATCCGCTGCTGGCGACGGCGGCCGCGTTCGAGTCCGTGACGGACGAGCTGACGTTCGTCATCGGCCCCGTGCTCGCGACCGGTTTGAGCACCGGTGTGCACCCGGCGTCCGGCCTGATCGCGGAGGCGGCGCTGACGCTGGTGGGCGGACTGCTCTTCGCGGCCCAGCGCCGTACCGCCCCGCCGCTGGGCGCGGCGCGGGCGGACACCCGGAAGCGGCCCGCCTCGGCCCTGTCCGTACCGGGCGTACGGGTCCTGGCCGTGGCCTTCCTGGGCGTCGGCTCGGTCTTCGGCGGAATGCAGGTGGCCCTCACCGCCTTCGCCCAGGAACACGGCCAACCGGGCCTGAACGGCGTGCTGTACGGCGTCTTCGCGGCGGGCAACATGCTCGCGGGCGTGGCCTGTGGCGCCATCGCCTGGCGCACCTCCCCCCGGCGGCGGCTGCTGACCTCCTACGCCGCGCTGACGCTGGTCTGCGCAACGCTGTGGGCGGTACCCGCGCCGCTGCCGCTGGGCGGGCTGGGGCTGCTGGCGGGCCTGTGCATCGCACCGGCGCTGATCACCGGATACACCCTGGTGGAGGCCCTGGTCCCGGCCACGTCCCGGACGGAGGCGTTCACCTGGCTGACCGGCTCGGTCGCGCTGGGGCAGGCCGCGGCGGTGACGGCGGCCGGACAGCTGGCGGACGGATTCGGCGCGAGCGCCGCCTTCACGGTGCCGCTCGTCGGCACGGCGCCGGCCCTGCTGACCGTGGTGTCCCTGCGCGCCCGGATCACACCGCGCGGCGTCTCCACGGCGGTACGCCATGAACAGCCCACCGCCGATACGCACAACGGGTCGCTCCAGACGGCGGACACCGCCTGA
- a CDS encoding thioesterase family protein, whose translation MTTDSYYEPIDEYRYKPTAHVSGAWSTDEQHFSPLGGLIVHAIDRHLAALPHTGLLLSRISFDILGRLALDECEIRVETVRPGRTIELIEAVVLIADRPVVRARAWLLAAVDTAAVAGGAGDRLTPPEKLAPWAMASLWPGGYIASLESRPLAPPQPGRATVWVSTPLALVAGQTSTPLASYVALVDTANGIAVRQPPTTWMFPNVDLTLHLHRQPEGGWAGLDTTVTFGPTGQGITSTVLHDLRGPIGHAQQILTVRPLPGA comes from the coding sequence TTGACGACCGACAGCTACTACGAGCCGATCGATGAGTACCGCTACAAGCCCACCGCACACGTCAGTGGCGCCTGGAGCACCGACGAACAGCACTTCAGCCCGCTCGGTGGGCTGATCGTCCACGCCATCGACCGCCACCTCGCCGCCCTTCCGCACACCGGGCTGCTCCTCAGCCGCATCAGCTTCGACATCCTCGGGCGCCTGGCCCTCGACGAGTGCGAGATCCGGGTGGAGACCGTACGGCCCGGCCGCACCATCGAACTCATCGAGGCCGTCGTGCTCATCGCCGACCGCCCGGTGGTCCGGGCCCGTGCGTGGCTCCTCGCCGCCGTGGACACCGCGGCCGTCGCCGGTGGCGCCGGGGACCGGCTCACCCCTCCCGAGAAGCTCGCCCCCTGGGCCATGGCCTCCCTGTGGCCCGGCGGATACATCGCCTCCCTGGAGTCCCGTCCGCTGGCACCGCCCCAGCCGGGCCGCGCGACCGTCTGGGTCTCCACCCCGCTCGCCCTCGTGGCCGGGCAGACCAGCACCCCCCTGGCCTCGTACGTCGCGCTCGTCGACACCGCCAACGGAATCGCCGTACGCCAGCCGCCCACCACCTGGATGTTCCCCAACGTCGACCTGACGCTCCACCTCCACCGCCAGCCCGAGGGCGGCTGGGCCGGGCTGGACACCACGGTCACCTTCGGTCCCACCGGCCAGGGCATCACCAGCACCGTGCTGCACGATCTGCGCGGCCCGATCGGACACGCCCAGCAGATCCTCACCGTCCGCCCGCTGCCCGGCGCCTGA
- a CDS encoding DUF1348 family protein codes for MTDAPRPPFPPFTRETAIQKVRLAEDGWNSRDPEKVALAYTVDSRWRNRAEFVTGREEIIAFLTRKWARELDYRLIKELWAHDGDRIAVRFAYECHDDSGNWFRSYGNENWEFDDAGLMRLRYACINDLPIEESERLYHWPLGRRPDDHPGLSDLGL; via the coding sequence GTGACCGACGCCCCACGCCCGCCGTTCCCCCCGTTCACCCGGGAGACCGCCATCCAGAAGGTCCGTCTGGCCGAAGACGGCTGGAACTCCCGCGACCCGGAGAAGGTCGCCCTGGCCTACACCGTCGACTCGCGCTGGCGGAACCGCGCGGAGTTCGTCACCGGGCGCGAGGAGATCATCGCCTTCCTCACCCGCAAATGGGCGCGCGAGCTGGACTACCGGCTCATCAAGGAGCTGTGGGCCCACGACGGCGACCGCATCGCCGTGCGCTTCGCCTACGAATGCCACGACGACTCCGGCAACTGGTTCCGCTCCTACGGCAACGAGAACTGGGAATTCGACGACGCCGGTCTGATGCGCCTGCGCTACGCGTGCATCAACGACCTCCCCATCGAGGAGTCGGAGCGTCTCTACCACTGGCCGCTCGGGCGCCGCCCCGACGACCACCCCGGGCTGAGCGACCTCGGCCTCTGA
- a CDS encoding FAD-binding oxidoreductase, with protein sequence MVEDPGVAAGFVHDEAEWAPYGTPLVVVRPRTAPEVRSVVRACVRHGVPLVTRGAGTGLSGGANAVEGCVVLSTEAMDTIHEIDPVERLAVVGPGVVNDDLRAACAEQGLWYPPDPASAPWSTIGGNVATNAGGLCCVKYGVTRDYVLGLEMVTGTGELVRLGRRTAKGVAGYDLAGLMVGSEGTLGVITEITVRLRPRREAERTVAGYFSSVVAAGRAVAAIGAAGLTPSALELIDRHCLAAVDKWKNMGLSVDADVVLLGRTDAPGPAGAQEAERMLACFEEAGATWAAQSTDQEEADALFSARRLAYPALERLGPVLTEDVCVPKAAVPEMLARIERAATRHDTLIANIAHAGDGNLHPLLITQPGDTAARERAQAAFHDIIADAIDLGGTVTGEHGVGLLKRDGLERELAPAVLDMHRAVKAALDPHGILNPGKVIAGG encoded by the coding sequence ATGGTCGAGGACCCCGGTGTCGCCGCCGGGTTCGTCCACGACGAGGCGGAGTGGGCGCCGTACGGCACACCCCTCGTGGTGGTGCGGCCACGTACGGCGCCGGAAGTGCGCTCCGTGGTGCGGGCCTGTGTGCGGCACGGCGTTCCGCTGGTCACCCGCGGCGCGGGCACCGGTCTCTCGGGTGGTGCCAACGCCGTCGAGGGCTGTGTGGTGCTCTCCACCGAGGCCATGGACACCATCCACGAGATCGACCCCGTGGAGCGCCTCGCGGTCGTCGGACCGGGTGTGGTCAACGACGATCTGCGGGCCGCCTGTGCCGAGCAGGGGCTCTGGTACCCGCCGGACCCGGCGAGCGCGCCCTGGTCCACCATCGGCGGCAATGTGGCGACCAACGCGGGCGGGCTGTGCTGTGTGAAGTACGGCGTCACCCGCGACTATGTGCTGGGCCTGGAGATGGTGACCGGCACCGGTGAGCTCGTACGGCTCGGCCGCAGGACCGCCAAGGGGGTGGCCGGGTACGACCTGGCGGGGCTGATGGTCGGCTCCGAGGGCACCCTGGGAGTGATCACCGAGATCACGGTGCGGCTGCGGCCGCGGCGTGAGGCCGAGCGCACGGTCGCCGGATACTTCTCCTCGGTCGTGGCGGCGGGACGGGCGGTGGCCGCGATCGGGGCGGCGGGGCTCACCCCGTCCGCGCTGGAGCTGATCGACCGGCACTGCCTGGCGGCGGTCGACAAGTGGAAGAACATGGGCCTGTCCGTCGACGCGGACGTGGTGCTCCTCGGCCGTACGGACGCCCCGGGCCCGGCCGGGGCGCAGGAGGCCGAGCGCATGCTCGCCTGCTTCGAGGAGGCGGGGGCGACCTGGGCCGCGCAGTCCACGGACCAGGAGGAGGCCGACGCGCTGTTCTCGGCCAGGCGGCTCGCCTATCCGGCGCTGGAGCGGCTGGGCCCGGTGCTCACCGAGGACGTCTGCGTGCCCAAGGCGGCCGTACCGGAGATGCTGGCGCGGATCGAGCGGGCCGCCACCCGCCATGACACGCTCATCGCCAACATCGCCCATGCCGGTGACGGCAACCTCCACCCGCTGCTGATCACCCAGCCCGGCGACACCGCGGCCCGGGAGCGGGCCCAGGCCGCCTTCCACGACATCATCGCGGACGCCATCGACCTCGGCGGCACGGTCACCGGCGAACACGGGGTGGGCCTGCTGAAGCGGGACGGTCTGGAGCGGGAGCTCGCACCGGCCGTTCTGGACATGCACCGTGCCGTCAAGGCGGCCCTCGACCCGCACGGGATTCTCAACCCGGGCAAGGTCATCGCGGGCGGCTGA
- a CDS encoding sensor histidine kinase produces MRGWWERGRALGAAHPQVVDIGIALLVQAAMTMPFVVPRPPDQEPATWPAYGLTTLTVIPLIWRRHAPLAVLTAIIATSALYKLAVEGPGQPLPYTGLVIIYTVAVVSPPWKRLVAGGLLTVAVPVSVWLNTRTARELTFSLFVFAAAYVFGRLTDARQREHRIEAERAAARERARIAREMHDILSHAVSLMIVQAEAGPVAVRTAPERAEAAFDAISATGRDAMVQLRRMLGVLREADEPDRAPRTPQPGLAGLPELLDRIRASGLEVAYVSAGAVRPLPEATGASVFRIVQEALTNVVKHAAARGVSVRLTYGDGAVDIRVLDDGRGPRSGSGGGHGLIGVRERAAAHGGTAVTGPGPDGRGFEVRVHLPVSSAAEVAR; encoded by the coding sequence ATGCGGGGGTGGTGGGAGCGGGGCCGGGCGCTGGGAGCGGCCCACCCCCAGGTCGTGGACATCGGGATCGCGCTCCTGGTCCAGGCGGCCATGACGATGCCGTTCGTGGTGCCGCGGCCGCCCGATCAGGAGCCGGCGACCTGGCCCGCCTACGGGCTGACCACGCTCACCGTCATCCCCCTGATCTGGCGGCGGCACGCTCCCCTCGCCGTGCTGACCGCGATCATCGCGACCAGTGCGCTGTACAAGCTGGCGGTGGAGGGGCCGGGCCAGCCGCTGCCGTACACCGGGCTCGTCATCATCTACACGGTCGCCGTCGTTTCACCGCCGTGGAAGCGGCTGGTCGCCGGGGGTCTGCTGACGGTCGCCGTGCCGGTGTCGGTGTGGCTGAACACCCGGACCGCCCGTGAGCTGACCTTCTCCCTCTTCGTGTTCGCGGCGGCCTATGTCTTCGGGCGGCTGACCGATGCCCGGCAGCGGGAGCACCGGATCGAGGCGGAGCGGGCCGCCGCGCGCGAACGGGCCCGGATCGCCCGGGAGATGCACGACATCCTCTCCCATGCGGTGAGCCTGATGATCGTGCAGGCGGAGGCCGGTCCGGTGGCGGTGCGGACGGCGCCGGAGCGGGCCGAGGCCGCCTTCGACGCCATCTCCGCGACGGGCCGGGACGCCATGGTCCAGCTGCGCCGGATGCTGGGTGTGCTGCGCGAGGCCGATGAGCCGGACCGCGCTCCGCGTACGCCACAGCCGGGCCTGGCCGGTCTGCCCGAGTTGCTCGACCGGATACGGGCGAGTGGTCTCGAGGTGGCGTACGTGTCGGCGGGGGCCGTGCGGCCGCTGCCGGAGGCCACCGGGGCGAGCGTCTTCCGGATCGTCCAGGAGGCCCTGACGAACGTGGTCAAGCACGCGGCGGCCCGCGGCGTTTCCGTCCGACTCACCTATGGCGACGGTGCGGTGGACATCCGGGTGCTGGACGACGGGCGGGGGCCGCGGTCCGGTTCCGGCGGCGGCCACGGTCTGATCGGGGTCCGCGAGCGGGCGGCGGCGCACGGCGGTACGGCGGTCACCGGGCCGGGCCCGGACGGCCGGGGCTTCGAGGTACGGGTCCATCTCCCCGTATCCTCCGCGGCGGAGGTGGCGCGTTGA